ACTGGCCGACTACGAGTTCTAACAGACGAGGATGCCGGTGTTGTAGTATCGGCCCGCGTACTCGACCCGGTCGATGTCGCGCCACGCGTAGTCGAAGCCCTCGACGGCGGTGCCGTTGCGCGCGCGGTCGAACGTCGCCTGCTGCTCGGCGGTGAGGTTCTCGTAGGCGACGGCCGACGACGGATCGACCTGGTCGGCGTCGATCTCGGTGACGGTCAGAGCGGGCGGGCAGTCGGTGTTCGCGGTGGCCGTCGGCGTCGCCGTGGGCGTCTCCGTCGCCGTCGCGGACGCCCCGGGACCCGCACCGAGACAGCCCGTCCCGACGACGAGCAACGCAAGGGCGAGGGCGACGCGCACCGCTCGACTGACAGTGGAGGGACTGCCGGTCATGCGCTTCGCTTCAGCCGCCGCCAGTAAGTGTCTTCCCCGTATCGACGGGTACAGGTGTCCGGCCCGACTCACGTCGCGTATGAGCGACATCGACGTGGAGCCGGTCGACGAGGTGGACGACGCGGACGCGGACGGAGCGCCGGTCGATCACGGCCCCGCCGACATCGACGTCGAGGCGACGACGGACCTGCCCGAGGGCGTCGACGCGCCGGAGTACGTCCTCTACGGCGGCAAGGGTGGCGTGGGCAAGACGACGATGGCGGCGGCGACGGCGCTCTCCTCCGCCGCCGACGGGACGGCGACGCTCGTCGTCTCGACCGACCCCGCCCACTCCCTCTCGGACACCCTCGACACCGACATCCCGCCACGGCCGACGCGCATCCGCGAGGACACGCCGCTGTGGGCGGCCGAAATCGATCCCGAGGCGGCGATGGAGGAGGGGATGTTCGGACAGGGCGGCATCGGCGTCGACGACGACGGCGAGGCATCGGGGACGACCCCGGGCGACGGCGCCCCCCTCGGCGGCCTCGGCGAACTGGGCGAGATGCTCGGCGACGACGCCGTCGATCCGCTGATGGGCGGGTCGATGCCCGGCGCCGACGAGGCGGCGGCGATGCGGCAGCTGCTGGAGTATCTCGACGACCCCCGGTTCGAGCGCGTGGTGATCGACACGGCGCCGACGGGTCACACCCTCCGACTGCTCGAACTCCCCGAGATGCTCGACTCGATGGTCGGGCGCCTGCTCTCGATGCGCGAGAAGTTCTCGGGGATGATGGACGGGTTCAAGGGGATGTTCGGCGTCGGCGGCGACGACCCCGAGGCGCCGGACCTCGACGAACTCCGCGACCGGATCGAGCGTCTGCGCGCCGTCCTGCAGGACCCGTCCCGGACCGACTTCCGGGTCGTGATGGTGCCCGAGGAGATGAGCGTCGTCGAGTCCGAACGGCTGGTGGCCCGGCTCGACGAGTTCTCGATTCCGGTCGGGACGGTCGTCGTCAACCGCGTGATGGAGGACCTCGCGGACGTGGCCGACGTGGACCCCGCGTGGGTCGTCTCGCCGAACCTGGCCGACTGCGAGTTCTGTCAGCGCCGATGGGACGTCCAGCAGCGCGCCCTCCGGCGCGCGAGCGACCTGTTCCGCGGTCACGACGTGAAACGCGTTCCCCTGCTCGCCGACGAGGTGCGCGGGGAGCGGGCGCTCCGGGTCGTCGCGGCCTGTCTGGCGTAATCCTACCGCAACCGATCCAGCAGTCCGAACGCCCGGTCGCGGAGGCGGTCGGGGACGAACCGCGCGAGGACGGTCACCCGCGCGAGCGCGCCGACAGGCACCCGGCTGGCGGGCTTGGTCGAACTCGCGGCGTTCAGCACCTCCTCGGCGACCCGTTCCGGCGCGACGGCGCCCGGCCCGCCGCCGCCGATGGCCTGCGTGTCCTCGAAGACGCTGTAGAAGGAGTCGTAGGCACCGGAGCGTTCGACGCCCTCGATTTCGTCCTCCGCGCGGTCGGTAAAGGCCGTGTCGACGGGACCGGGTTCGATCAGCACGGCGTCGATGCCGTACTCGTCCACCTCGGCGCGGAGGGCGTCGGTCATGGCTTCGAGCGCGAACTTCGAGCCACAGTAGACCCCGCCGCCGGGGAAGGAGACGCGCCCGGCGGCGCTGGAGACGTTGACGATGGTGCCCTCGCGTCGACGGCGCATGTGGGGGAGGACGGCCCGCGTGAGGCGGTGGGGTCCGTAGACGTTCACGTCGAACTGGCGGGAAACGGCGTCGACCGGCACGTCCTCTATGGGTCCGAACTGCGCGTAGCCGGCGTTGTTGACGAGGCAGTCGATCCGGCCGTGTTCCTCGACGATCCGGTCGACGACCCGTTCCACGTCGTCGTCCTCGGTCACGTCGAGGGTGGCGATGGTACAGCCCCGGTCCCCGAGCGTCTCCACGTCGGCGGGGTTGCGGGCCGTGGCGTACACTTCCCACCCCTCGTCGAGAAAGGCCTCGGCGGTCGCACGACCGATGCCGGACGAACAGCCCGTGATCAGGACGGTCTTCGGTTGCACACGGCTTCCCTCGGTCCGCCGGCAGTTAATTCATGCTCCATCCACCGCGAAGGGGCTCTCCCCCTCGGTCCACTCCCACCCCGGCAGCCGGGTCTGGAAGCCGGCCGCGAGGGCGGCGTCTAGGTCGTCCGCGCCCGCGACGCCGTCGGTGTGGGTCATCACGTCCGCGACGTGGAAGGTGGCCTGCGCGAGGAGGGCGAACGGTTGCCCGCCCGCGACCGTCGCCGCGAGTTCCCGGCCGAGCACCTCGTCGACGACGAAGCCCGGATAGTCCCCGCTCACGTCGAGGTCACGGAGCAAGGCGACGTAGGCGGCGACGTTGACCGCGCGGGTGCCGTCCGCGAAGACGTGTCCGACCTCGTCGCGATAGGCGTCCGCGGTCACCGACCCCACCTCGACGCCGAAGCAGTCGCCCAGCCGGTCGCGGGTCTCGTTGATGAGCGGGACGACGACCGGCGCCCTGTCGCGAACCCACTCGTACTCCGTCTCGACCGCCGCCGGGGTGAGTTCCATACCCGCCATCCGCCGGCCAGCGCCTTCGACTTTGCGAAGGCTTTTATAATACTGGACTGATAGGGTGACTCAAGCGGGTTTTCGCTGCCTCTTCCCGCAGTCGAGCACCTCCCGTACAGGATCGTTCACCGATGCTCCCACACGGCACGACGGACCGTCGGCGGCCGGCGCCGCCGACTACGGCTGCCGCGTCCGGGCGTTACGCGCGAGCGACCGTACGGAGGGCTCTCCACCGGTACACATGAGCTCCGTAGACAAGCAACTCGAGGACCTGAAAGCAGAGATCGAAGACGAACTCCCTCCGGGCATCTCAGTCTCCGACGTGAAATACGAGGGACCGGAACTGGTCGTGTACACGCGCGATCCGAAGGAGTTCGCCAGCAACGGCGACCTGATCCGCAAGCTGGCGAGCAAACTCCGCAAGCGCATCACGGTCCGTCCCGACCCCGACGTGTTGATGGACGTGACGGCGGCGCGAGAGAAGATTCGCGAGGTGATCCCCGAGGACGCGGGCGTCACCGACCTCGACTTCCACGTCGACACCGGCGAAGTCGTCATCGAGGCCGAGAAGCCCGGCATGGTGATCGGCCGCCACGGGTCGACGCTCCGCGAGATCACGAAGGCCATCGGCTGGACGCCCGAGGTGGTGCGCACGCCACCCATCGAATCCTCCACCGTCTCGAACGTCCGCAACTTCCTGAAACAGGAGCGTGAGGAACGCCGCGACATCCTCGAACGCGTGGGGCGACAGATCCACCGCGAGGAGATGGCGGACGAACAGTGGGTGCGCATCACCACCCTCGGCTGCTGTCGCGAGGTCGGCCGCGCGAGCTTCATCCTCTCCACCGCGGAGACGCGCGTCCTCATCGACTGCGGCGACAAGCCCGGCGCCGAGGGCGAGGTGCCCTACCTCCAGGTGCCCGAGGCGGCACCGCTGAACTCCATCGACGCCGTCGTCCTCACCCACGCCCACCTCGACCACTCCGCGCTCATCCCGCTCCTCTTCAAGTACGGCTACGACGGCCCCATCTACTGTACGGAGCCGACGCGTGATCTGATGGGTCTGCTCACGCTGGACTACCTCGACGTGGCCGCCAAGGAGGGTCGCACCCCGCCATACGAGAGCGAGATGGTCCGCGAGGCGATCAAACACACCGTCCCCCTCGAATACGGCGACGTGACCGACATCGCGCCGGACGTGAAGCTCACCTTCCACAACGCGGGCCACATCCTCGGCTCCGCCGTCTCCCACTTCCACATCGGCGACGGCCTCTACAACGTCGCGTTCTCGGGCGACATCCACTACGAGGACACCCGCCTCTTCAACGGCGCCGTCAACGACTTCCCGCGGGTCGAGACGCTCGTCCTCGAATCGACCTACGGCGGCCGCAACGACTACCAGACGGACCAGGAGGACTCCGAGCGCAACCTGCTGGATATCATCAGCGACACCCACGAGAAAGGTGGGAAGGTGGTCATTCCGGCCTTCGCCGTCGGTCGGTCACAGGAGATCATGCTCGTCCTCGAGGAGGCGATGCGCTCCGGAAAGATACCCCGCATGCCCGTCCACCTCGACGGCATGATCTGGGAGGCGACGGCCATCCACACGACGTATCCCGAGTATCTCCGGGACAACCTCAGGGATCGGATCTTCCACGAGGACGAGAACCCCTTCCTCGCCGAGGAGTTCAACCACATCGACGCGGGCGAGGACGAACGCCAGGAGGTCACCGACGGCGAGCCGGCGATCATCCTCTCGACGTCCGGGATGGTCACCGGCGGGCCGATCATGTCGTGGCTCCGCCACCTCGGTCCCGACCCGGACTCGACGCTCGTCTTCGTCGGCTACCAGGCCCAGGGAACCCTCGGCCGCCGCATCCAGAACGGCTGGGACGAAATTCCGATGAACGACCGCGGCAACGGCCGCGGCGGGCGCGGCAACACCCTCTCGCTGAAGATGGACGTCGAGACGGTCGACGGCTTCTCCGGCCACGCCGACCGGCAGGGGCTGGAGAACTTCGTCAAGACGATGAACCCTCGGCCGGAGAAGGTGCTCTGTGTCCACGGCGACGAACGCTCCGTCCAGGACCTCTCCTC
This window of the Haloplanus rubicundus genome carries:
- a CDS encoding ArsA family ATPase — translated: MSDIDVEPVDEVDDADADGAPVDHGPADIDVEATTDLPEGVDAPEYVLYGGKGGVGKTTMAAATALSSAADGTATLVVSTDPAHSLSDTLDTDIPPRPTRIREDTPLWAAEIDPEAAMEEGMFGQGGIGVDDDGEASGTTPGDGAPLGGLGELGEMLGDDAVDPLMGGSMPGADEAAAMRQLLEYLDDPRFERVVIDTAPTGHTLRLLELPEMLDSMVGRLLSMREKFSGMMDGFKGMFGVGGDDPEAPDLDELRDRIERLRAVLQDPSRTDFRVVMVPEEMSVVESERLVARLDEFSIPVGTVVVNRVMEDLADVADVDPAWVVSPNLADCEFCQRRWDVQQRALRRASDLFRGHDVKRVPLLADEVRGERALRVVAACLA
- a CDS encoding SDR family oxidoreductase, whose product is MQPKTVLITGCSSGIGRATAEAFLDEGWEVYATARNPADVETLGDRGCTIATLDVTEDDDVERVVDRIVEEHGRIDCLVNNAGYAQFGPIEDVPVDAVSRQFDVNVYGPHRLTRAVLPHMRRRREGTIVNVSSAAGRVSFPGGGVYCGSKFALEAMTDALRAEVDEYGIDAVLIEPGPVDTAFTDRAEDEIEGVERSGAYDSFYSVFEDTQAIGGGGPGAVAPERVAEEVLNAASSTKPASRVPVGALARVTVLARFVPDRLRDRAFGLLDRLR
- a CDS encoding beta-CASP ribonuclease aCPSF1, translating into MSSVDKQLEDLKAEIEDELPPGISVSDVKYEGPELVVYTRDPKEFASNGDLIRKLASKLRKRITVRPDPDVLMDVTAAREKIREVIPEDAGVTDLDFHVDTGEVVIEAEKPGMVIGRHGSTLREITKAIGWTPEVVRTPPIESSTVSNVRNFLKQEREERRDILERVGRQIHREEMADEQWVRITTLGCCREVGRASFILSTAETRVLIDCGDKPGAEGEVPYLQVPEAAPLNSIDAVVLTHAHLDHSALIPLLFKYGYDGPIYCTEPTRDLMGLLTLDYLDVAAKEGRTPPYESEMVREAIKHTVPLEYGDVTDIAPDVKLTFHNAGHILGSAVSHFHIGDGLYNVAFSGDIHYEDTRLFNGAVNDFPRVETLVLESTYGGRNDYQTDQEDSERNLLDIISDTHEKGGKVVIPAFAVGRSQEIMLVLEEAMRSGKIPRMPVHLDGMIWEATAIHTTYPEYLRDNLRDRIFHEDENPFLAEEFNHIDAGEDERQEVTDGEPAIILSTSGMVTGGPIMSWLRHLGPDPDSTLVFVGYQAQGTLGRRIQNGWDEIPMNDRGNGRGGRGNTLSLKMDVETVDGFSGHADRQGLENFVKTMNPRPEKVLCVHGDERSVQDLSSALYHDYNMRTFAPKNLETFRFK